A window from Cygnus olor isolate bCygOlo1 chromosome 13, bCygOlo1.pri.v2, whole genome shotgun sequence encodes these proteins:
- the LOC121077144 gene encoding nuclear cap-binding protein subunit 2 — MSGLLHTSLSGLNSDSYCEISRYRDQHFRGSKKLQEKFLKISSTLYVGNLSFYTTEEQIQELFSKCGDVKRIVMGLDKIKKTPCGFCFVEYYTRADAEHAMRFINGTRLDDRIVRTDWDAGFKEGRQYGRGKTGGQVRDEYRTDYDVGRGGFGKIIQMQKANHQPAVY, encoded by the exons ATGTCGGGGCTGCTTCACACCTCGCTCAGCGGCCTCAACAGCGACTCCTACTGCGAGATCAGCCGCTACCGCGACCAGCACTTCCGG GGTAGCAAGAAGCTGCAGGAGAAGTTCCTGAAGATCTCCTCCACGCTGTACGTGGGCAACCTGTCCTTCTACACCACCGAGGAGCAGATCCAGGAGCTCTTCTCCAAGTGCGGCGACGTCAAGCGCATCGTCATGGGGCTGGACAAGATCAAGAAGACGCCCTGCGGCTTCTGCTTCGTCGA ATACTACACGAGAGCAGACGCTGAACACGCAATGCGATTTATCAACGGCACACGACTAGACGACCGCATCGTTCGAACAGACTGGGATGCAGGGTTTAAGGAGGGCCGACAGTATGGAAGAGGAAAGACGGGAGGACAG GTGCGAGATGAGTACCGGACAGACTACGATGTGGGAAGAGGTGGCTTTGGCAAGATTATTCAGATGCAGAAGGCAAATCATCAGCCTGCAGTCTATTAA
- the LOC121077143 gene encoding serine protease 23-like: MTCYQVVAVLLLSFLPSAAAGGLLPALVPRSTLQLGRARFSAQPVLELTTRCDDACARREAALAPQDFQEYLSYETVYANGTRTLTTVELSPQGGGTEKRRQRWRKRRKRQIYGTDGRFSISGNHFLLDYPFSATVKISTGCTGVLVSERHVLTAAHCIHDGKDYVKGAKKIKVGFLTPLQSAGNRTGPGGLAMRWARVRRTQVPKGWIRSPDSVSMDYDYALLELRRPHQRPYMKLTVAPAAEEMAGKRIHFSGFDSDRPGELVYRFCGVEDETAHLIYQHCDARPGASGSGVYGKVWDPVQHKWERKVVGVFSGHQWLEVAGEQHDYNVAVRLTAPKFAQICYWIKGDYKSCRNE, encoded by the coding sequence ATGACTTGCTACCAGGTGGTTGCCGttctcctgctttccttccttcccagcgCTGCAGCTGGCGGCCTGCTTCCTGCCCTCGTTCCCCGGTCCACCCTGCAGCTAGGCAGAGCCCGCTTCTCGGCACAGCCTGTCCTGGAGCTGACGACACGCTGCGACGACGCCTGCGCCCGGCGGGAGGCTGCCTTGGCCCCCCAGGATTTCCAGGAGTACCTTTCTTACGAGACAGTGTACGCCAACGGCACCCGCACCCTCACCACGGTGGAGCTGAGCCCTCAGGGGGGCGGCACGGAGAAGAGGCGGCAGAGGTGGCGCAAGCGGCGCAAGCGGCAGATTTACGGCACAGACGGGCGGTTTTCCATCAGCGGGAACCACTTCTTGCTGGACTACCCCTTCTCCGCCACCGTCAAGATCTCCACGGGGTGCACGGGGGTGCTCGTGTCCGAGCGGCACGTCCTCACAGCTGCCCACTGCATCCACGACGGCAAAGACTACGTGAAGGGGGCCAAGAAGATCAAGGTGGGCTTCCTGACGCCGCTGCAGAGCGCTGGCAACaggacggggccgggggggctggcgATGCGCTGGGCTCGCGTGCGGCGCACGCAGGTGCCCAAGGGTTGGATTCGGAGCCCCGACTCGGTCAGCATGGACTACGACTACGCCCTTTTGGAGCTGCGCAGGCCACACCAGCGCCCCTACATGAAGCTGACGGTGGCTCCAGCAGCGGAGGAGATGGCTGGGAAGAGGATTCATTTTTCGGGGTTTGACAGCGACCGGCCGGGCGAGCTGGTCTACCGCTTCTGTGGGGTGGAGGACGAGACGGCCCACCTCATCTACCAGCACTGCGATGCCAGGCCTGGTGCGTCCGGCTCTGGGGTGTATGGCAAGGTGTGGGACCCCGTCCAGCACAAATGGGAGAGGAAGGTGGTTGGGGTCTTCTCTGGGCACCAGTGGCTCGAGGTGGCCGGGGAGCAGCATGACTATAATGTTGCCGTTCGCCTGACTGCTCCGAAGTTTGCTCAGATTTGTTACTGGATCAAAGGGGACTATAAAAGCTGCCGGAACGAATGA
- the SLC7A3 gene encoding cationic amino acid transporter 3: MFGGKMSSVGKKLIRRRMVDLSSEETRFARCLSTLDLIALGVGSTLGAGVYVLAGEVAKDRAGPSIVLCFLVAALSSVLAGLCYAEFGARVPKTGSAYLYSYVTVGEIWAFTTGWNLILSYVIGTASVARAWSAAFDNIIGNHISTFFMNKTTVHVPGVLAERPDFFALILIALLTALLAFGVSESALVNKIFTAVNLLVLGFVIIAGFIKGNIKNWQLTEQDYLDLVFPDVPDEEVRIKDFGSGGFVPFKLEGILTGAATCFYAFVGFDCIATTGEEARNPQRSIPIGIIVSLLICFVAYFGVSAALTLMVPYFLLDKGSPLPEAFKAVGWKPARYAVAVGSLCALSTSLLGSMFPMPRVIYAMAEDGLLFKFLSSINSRTKTPLSATITSGLLAAVMAFLLELKDLVDLMSIGTLLAYSLVAVCVLILRYQSGQLNSPKAVEMLELNGNEEERVVMNPTIAAMGAKEKEKLSLTTLFNPSSDTPTALSGRIVYACVSVIATLITVICVVLTLKVNALKEADAGWISALVLLVVALLIPTIIIWRQPQSNARLNFKVPFLPLLPLISIFVNILLMVQLSAGTWARFAIWMAVGFMIYFGYGIRNSVEGKNAKEPRAVAEKPLQHPELDLSPGATAV, from the exons ATGTTCGGGGGAAAAATGAGCAGCGTTGGGAAGAAGCTGATCCGCCGGCGCATGGTGGATCTGAGCTCCGAGGAGACGCGTTTCGCTCGCTGCCTCTCCACGCTGGACCTCATAGCCCTAGGGGTGGGCAGCACGCTGGGGGCTGGTGTGTACGTGCTGGCCGGGGAAGTGGCCAAGGATAGGGCTGGTCCCTCCATCGTCCTCTGCTTCCTGGTGGCTGCACTCTCTTCGGTACTGGCTGGGCTCTGCTACGCAGAGTTTGGGGCCCGCGTCCCCAAGACTGGCTCTGCCTACCTCTACAGCTACGTGACAGTCGGCGAGATCTGGGCTTTCACGACCGGCTGGAACCTCATCCTGTCCTACGTGATAG GTACAGCCAGCGTGGCCCGAGCCTGGAGCGCAGCGTTTGACAACATCATCGGCAACCACATCTCCACCTTCTTCATGAATAAGACCACGGTACATGTGCCAGGGGTGCTGGCCGAGCGCCCGGACTTCTTTGCACTGATCCTGATCGCCCTGCTTACTG CGCTGCTGGCCTTCGGCGTCAGCGAGTCCGCTCTGGTGAACAAAATCTTCACGGCGGTGAACCTCTTGGTGCTGGGCTTCGTCATCATTGCCGGCTTCATCAAGGGAAACATCAAGAACTGGCAGCTCACGGAGCAGGACTACCTCGATCTCGTGTTCCCAGACGTGCCGGATGAGGAGGTCAG AATAAAAGACTTCGGATCCGGAGGGTTTGTCCCCTTTAAGCTGGAAGGGATCCTGACTGGTGCCGCCACGTGTTTCTATGCCTTTGTGGGGTTCGACTGCATCGCCACCACAG GGGAGGAAGCCAGGAACCCGCAGCGCTCCATCCCCATCGGCATCATCGTGTCCCTCCTCATCTGCTTCGTGGCCTATTTCGGGGTCTCTGCGGCACTCACCCTCATGGTGCCCTACTTCCTTCTGGACAAGGGGAGCCCGCTGCCCGAGGCTTTCAAGGCAGTGGGCTGGAAGCCCGCCCGCTACGCCGTTGCTGTCGGCTCGCTCTGCGCGCTCTCCACCAG CTTGCTGGGCTCCATGTTTCCCATGCCCCGCGTGATCTACGCCATGGCAGAAGACGGGCTGCTCTTCAAGTTCCTCTCCAGCATCAACAGCCGCACCAAAACTCCTCTTTCGGCCACTATCACCTCCGGGCTCCTTGCAG CGGTGATGGCCTTCCTGCTTGAACTGAAAGACCTGGTGGACCTCATGTCGATCGGCACGCTGTTGGCCTACTCCCTGGTCGCCGTGTGTGTGCTCATCCTCCG GTACCAGTCCGGGCAGCTGAACTCCCCAAAGGCCGTGGAGATGCTGGAGCTGAACGGGAATGAGGAGGAGAGGGTTGTCATGAACCCAACCATCGCTGCCATGGGCgccaaggaaaaagagaagctgtCCCTGACGACACTCTTCAACCCGTCCTCAGACACCCCCACAGCGCTCTCGGGGCGCATCGTCTACGCCTGCGTCTCCGTCATCG CCACCCTAATCACAGTCATCTGCGTGGTCCTGACCCTCAAGGTGAATGCGCTGAAGGAGGCCGATGCGGGCTGGATCTCGGCCCTGGTGCTGCTCGTGGTGGCTCTGCTCATTCCCACCATCATCATTTGGAGGCAGCCGCAGAGCAACGCGAGGTTGAACTTCAAA GTACCTTTCCTCCCGCTCCTGCCGCTCATCAGCATCTTCGTTAACATCCTGCTGATGGTGCAGCTGAGTGCCGGCACCTGGGCGCGATTTGCCATCTGGATGGCCGTGG GTTTTATGATTTACTTTGGCTACGGGATTCGGAACAGCGTGGAAGGGAAAAATGCGAAGGAGCCCCGTGCCGTGGCCGAGAAGCCTCTGCAACACCCCGAGTTGGACCTCAGCCCCGGGGCCACCGCGGTCTGA
- the SNX12 gene encoding sorting nexin-12 has product MSEAAVADTRRLNAKPQDLTDAYGPPSNFLEIDIFNPQTVGMGRARYTSYELRMRTNLPIFKLKESCVRRRYSDFEWLKNELERDSKIVVPPLPGKALKRQLPFRGDEGIFEESFIEERRQGLEQFINKIAGHPLAQNERCLHMFLQEETIDRNYVPGKVRQ; this is encoded by the exons aTGTCGGAGGCGGCGGTGGCCGACACCCGGCGCCTGAACGCCAAGCCGCAGGACCTGACGGACGCGTACGGGCCGCCCAGCAACTTCCTCGAGATCGACATCTTCAACCCGCAGACCGTGGGCATGGGCCGCGCCAGATACACCAGCTACGAGCTCCGCATGAGG ACAAACCTCCCGATCTTCAAATTGAAGGAGTCATGTGTGAGGAGACGATACAGTGACTTTGAATGGCTGAAGAATGAGCTGGAGCGAGACAGTAAG attGTAGTGCCACCGCTGCCTGGAAAAGCTTTGAAACGACAGCTTCCCTTCCGAGGAGACGAAGGCATCTTTGAGGAGTCCTTCATTGAGGAGCGGAGACAGGGCCTAGAACAGTTTATTAACAA aattgCTGGACACCCACTGGCACAGAACGAGCGCTGCTTACATATGTTCCTGCAAGAGGAGACTATTGATAGGAATTACGTCCCAGGGAAAGTGCGCCAGTAG